The following nucleotide sequence is from Ensifer adhaerens.
CCGAGCCAGTGCTCGAGCGACGGTGACTGATGCGGCCGTCCGACGCGCGCGCCCGGGTCATAGGAGGTCAGCAAGGGGGCTGCGATCGCGACAGCCAGGATGAAGGCGACGATCAGCGCGCCGACCATGGCCTTGCGGTTGTGGATGAGCGGAAAGGAGGAGGTTTTCATATCACGCCCTCTTCAGTCGCGGGTCGAGCAGCACGTAGCTGACGTCGACGACGAAATTGGCAATGAGCATGGTGGCGGTCATGATCAAGAGCTGTCCCTGGATGACGGGGTAATCGCGGGCGAGGATCGCCTGGTAGAGAATGTTGCCGAGGCCCGGATAGTTGAACACCACCTCGGTCACCAGCGAGCCGCCGAGCACCGTGCCGATGGCGATGGCAAGGCTCGAGACGGTCGGCAGCAGGGCGTTGCGCGCCGCATACCAGATCATCACGCGGGTGTCGGAAAGCCCCTTGGCGCGGGCCATGACGATGTAGTCTTCGCCGAGCAGGTTGATCATGTTGTTGCGCATGGTCACGGCGAAGCCGCCGGTCAGAACGGCGCAGAGCGTCAGCATCGGCAGGATGCCGTGGTAGAGGATGCTGCCGAAATATTCGAACGTGAAGGCGGGATCGAGCGCCGGATCGGCGGCATAGCCGGTCGGGAACCAGCCAAGCGTGAAGCCGAAGGTGAAGACGACGATCAGCGAGGTGACGACGGCGGGAACCGAGGTCGCGAAGATCGCGCCGACGGAAACGATGACGTCAAACAGGCTGCCACGGCGCCAGGCCGCGAGAATGCCGAGGAAGGTGCCGAGCGCGAAACTGACGATGGTGGCGGTTCCCATCAGGCCGACGGTCCAGACGAGTGCGTTGCCGAGCACGGTGGTCACCGGCAGCGGGAAATACTTGATGGAACGGCCGAGGTCGCCGCTGAAGATGCTGCCGAGATAGGTGAGGTACTGCTGCCAAAGGGGGCCATCGACGAAGCCGAAGGTGAGTTTCAGGGCCTGCAGGCTTTCGGGCGGCAGTTCAGCGCCGGCGCTCGAAAACATGATCTGCACCGGGTCACCGGGCATCAGCCGCGGCAGGAAAAAGTTGATCGTCGCCGCCGCGACGAAGGCCGCCAGATAGAAGCAGAGGCGGCGTAGCAGAAAAGCCATAGGGAACTCCATCGACTGCGGCTGCCGCAAGCGCGCGTCAGGCGGCAGGGCTGTCTTCTTGTCGAACCGCCCGTGGAGACTGACCCCAAGGACGATTGCGTGGCGGGCGAAAGGCGCCCGCCACCGTTGCCGATCGAGATGCGGCGCCCTCCCGGGTCGTCGTCCGAAAGGGCGCCGCGCCTTCGATCAGGGATTACTTCACCGGTTCAAGCGCCAGCAGGTGCAGAAGACGCGCCGGGTTGTTGCGGGTGATCGACGGGTTGACGAAGGGGTTTTCCGCCGTCGCCCAGCCCTTGAAGCGCTTGGTGTTGTACTGGTACCAGTTCGGGTTGTTGAACACCGGGATCATCGGCATGTTTTCGGCGACGATGCGCTGTGCCTTGTTCATCGCTTCCTTCTGCTTGGCCGGGTCCGCGGTCTGGGTGAACTCGGTCAGAAGCGCTTCGACATCCGGATTGAACCAGCGTTGCGAGGTAAAGCGGGTCTTGCCCTTGTCCGACGCGCTGAAGGCGCGCTTGTAGGGGTAGTAGGGCGAGGCCGATGCCGGCAGGCTGTTGATCGCCGCATCGAAGGTGCCGTTGATGAGGTTGCCGGTCCAGACCGCTTCCTCGGGCGTCTCGATCTTGGCGTCGAGGCCGACGGCCTGCAGGCCCTCGACGGCGATCGTCACCGTGTCGATCCAGTCGGTCCAGGAGCTCGGAACGATGATCGAGAACGAGATCTTGCTGCCATCCGGGTTGTCGCGGAAGCCGTCGCCATCCTTGTCGGCGTAGCCGGCCTCGTCGAGCAGCGCCTTGGCGGCATCCGCATCGTACTTGCCGTACTTGCCGAAATCGGCGGCGACCGACGGATCGACCCAGCTCTTGTAGAGCTCGCCCATTCCTGCCGGGTCTTCGTTGAGCGTCGGGTAGCCGTAGCCGGCGACGTCGACCATGGTGCCGCGGTCGAGCGCCATCGAGGCGGCACGGCGGAACTTCACGTCGTTGAAGGCCTTGCGGTTGTTTTCGTTCGCCGTTTCCTGGTTGAACAGGAAGGCGACCATGCTGCTTGGCGAATACCAGAAGTGGAAGTGTTCCGGATCCTTGGCGACATAGACGTTCTCGATATCCGGGATGAAGGAGACGCCCCAGTCGAGCGTGCCCGACGCGGTCGCCGTCAGGATCTGGTTATTGTCGGCAAGCTGCGGGAAGCGCACGCAGTCGACCTTGAGCGTTGCTGCGTCCCAGTAGTGCGGGTTGCGGCACTGGTCGTAGGTCTGGCCGGTGAAGCGCGGGATTTCGGTCAGCGGACCGCTGCCGACGGGCGTTTCGTTGGCGAAGGTGACCGGCTCGGCAATGTCCTTCCAGACGTGCTCGGGCACGATCGGCAGCTGCGCCAGCTGTTCGGCTGCAAGCGAGCTCGGATTGGCGAGCGTGAAGCGCACGGTCTCACCGTCCACGGCATCGACACCGGTGATGAAGGTCCAGATGCTGACGAAGTCGAGCGCCGGGAACTTCTTCAGGTAGTCGTAGGTGAACTTGACGTCGGTCGCCGTCAGCGGCTTGCCGTCGGACCACTTGAGGTTCGGACGAAGCTTGAACTCGATCGACTTCAGGTCGTCCGAGAGCTTGAAGCTTTCGGCCAGCCGGAAGACCGGCTTGTTGCCGTCGAAACGGTTGAAGACGACCAGCGGCTCGTAGATGAAGTCGAGCGTGCTCTGGCGCGCCGAGGTCTGGTTGAACGGGTTGAAGTTGCGAACCCAGGTGGTCGCCGGCTCGATATTGGCCGTCAGCACCGTTTGTGCCGCCGCCGGGCCGGCGATGAGGGCGAGCGCGGTGGCTGCGCCGAGAAGCGATTTTTTCACGGTAGTTCCCCTTTTAGATCGCTAGGATTTCTTGTTTCGGTCAGGCAACGAGGGCGCTGTTGA
It contains:
- a CDS encoding ABC transporter permease; translated protein: MAFLLRRLCFYLAAFVAAATINFFLPRLMPGDPVQIMFSSAGAELPPESLQALKLTFGFVDGPLWQQYLTYLGSIFSGDLGRSIKYFPLPVTTVLGNALVWTVGLMGTATIVSFALGTFLGILAAWRRGSLFDVIVSVGAIFATSVPAVVTSLIVVFTFGFTLGWFPTGYAADPALDPAFTFEYFGSILYHGILPMLTLCAVLTGGFAVTMRNNMINLLGEDYIVMARAKGLSDTRVMIWYAARNALLPTVSSLAIAIGTVLGGSLVTEVVFNYPGLGNILYQAILARDYPVIQGQLLIMTATMLIANFVVDVSYVLLDPRLKRA
- a CDS encoding ABC transporter substrate-binding protein — protein: MKKSLLGAATALALIAGPAAAQTVLTANIEPATTWVRNFNPFNQTSARQSTLDFIYEPLVVFNRFDGNKPVFRLAESFKLSDDLKSIEFKLRPNLKWSDGKPLTATDVKFTYDYLKKFPALDFVSIWTFITGVDAVDGETVRFTLANPSSLAAEQLAQLPIVPEHVWKDIAEPVTFANETPVGSGPLTEIPRFTGQTYDQCRNPHYWDAATLKVDCVRFPQLADNNQILTATASGTLDWGVSFIPDIENVYVAKDPEHFHFWYSPSSMVAFLFNQETANENNRKAFNDVKFRRAASMALDRGTMVDVAGYGYPTLNEDPAGMGELYKSWVDPSVAADFGKYGKYDADAAKALLDEAGYADKDGDGFRDNPDGSKISFSIIVPSSWTDWIDTVTIAVEGLQAVGLDAKIETPEEAVWTGNLINGTFDAAINSLPASASPYYPYKRAFSASDKGKTRFTSQRWFNPDVEALLTEFTQTADPAKQKEAMNKAQRIVAENMPMIPVFNNPNWYQYNTKRFKGWATAENPFVNPSITRNNPARLLHLLALEPVK